A single Marinobacter sp. es.042 DNA region contains:
- the secA gene encoding preprotein translocase subunit SecA, whose amino-acid sequence MFTKLATKMFGSKNAREIKRMRKTVMRINELEEQYGNLSDSELQGKTAEFRRRIDEGESLDALLPEAFATVREAGRRVMGMRHYDVQLIGGITLHEGRIAEMKTGEGKTLVATASVYLNALSGKGVHVVTVNDYLARRDADWMGKLYRFLGMQVGVVASGQPAEEKRAAYQADITYGTNNEFGFDYLRDNMAFSTEDKVQRGLNYAIVDEVDSILIDEARTPLIISGAAEDSSKLYQAINELIPNLEKGEVPEEGEPTGDFTIDEKSRQVELTESGHEKVEELLLERGLLKEGESLYSAANLSLLHHVHSALRAHHLFQKDVDYIVQGGQVVIVDEHTGRTMPGRRWSEGLHQAVEAKEGVKIQAESQTLASTTFQNYFRLYDKLAGMTGTADTEAFEFRQIYGLDVVVIPPNKPIQRTDYNDLVYLTQEEKFHAIIDEIKDVTAEGRPILVGTASIEASELLSMLLKKARIEHKILNAKQHESEAHIIAQAGRPGAVTIATNMAGRGTDIVLGGNWEHEVAAMDNPSEEEIARAKAEWTERHNQVLEAGGLHIIGTERHESRRIDNQLRGRAGRQGDPGSSRFFLSLEDNLMRIFAPDRVKSLMQAMGMKKGEAIEHRMVTNAIEKSQRKVEGRNFDMRKTLLEYDDVANDQRTVIYDQRNEVMSSDDISDMVTTIREDVVDSLISEYIPPQSMPEQWDVAGLEAQLQSEMAIDLPVQKWLEEDNKLYEENLRQKVLDEIVAAYQAKEEIAGSEAMRKFEKQVFLQVLDTLWKEHLSNMDHLRRGIHLRGYAQKNPKQEYKREAFNLFETMLDTMKRDVTRVLCHVRVQSREEMEEVERRRKQELEEELAKARLRHDETSATAQSQGEGEADEARQSTPETFVRQERKVGRNEPCPCGSGKKYKQCHGKVS is encoded by the coding sequence ATGTTCACAAAGCTTGCAACCAAGATGTTCGGCAGTAAAAACGCCAGAGAAATCAAGAGAATGCGCAAGACTGTCATGCGCATTAACGAGCTTGAAGAGCAATATGGCAATCTGTCCGACTCCGAGTTGCAGGGTAAGACCGCGGAGTTCCGTCGTCGGATCGACGAGGGCGAATCGCTTGACGCCCTGCTGCCCGAAGCCTTTGCCACCGTGCGTGAAGCGGGCCGCCGGGTTATGGGCATGCGTCATTACGACGTCCAGCTGATCGGTGGTATCACCCTGCACGAAGGCCGGATCGCCGAAATGAAGACAGGTGAGGGTAAGACGCTGGTTGCTACCGCTTCCGTGTACCTCAACGCATTGTCCGGCAAGGGTGTCCACGTGGTTACCGTGAACGATTACCTGGCCCGTCGTGATGCCGACTGGATGGGCAAGCTCTATCGGTTCCTGGGCATGCAGGTGGGTGTCGTGGCCTCGGGCCAGCCAGCGGAGGAAAAGCGGGCAGCCTACCAAGCCGATATTACCTACGGTACCAACAACGAATTCGGCTTCGACTACCTGCGCGACAACATGGCGTTCAGTACCGAAGACAAAGTTCAGCGCGGGCTGAACTATGCGATCGTGGACGAGGTGGACTCCATCCTGATCGACGAAGCCAGAACGCCGCTGATTATCTCCGGGGCAGCTGAGGACAGTTCAAAGCTGTACCAGGCCATCAATGAACTGATCCCCAACCTCGAAAAGGGCGAAGTGCCTGAGGAAGGAGAGCCGACCGGCGATTTCACCATCGATGAGAAATCCCGCCAGGTCGAGCTGACAGAAAGCGGTCACGAGAAGGTTGAAGAGCTGCTGCTTGAGCGTGGCCTTCTTAAGGAAGGTGAGAGCCTTTATTCCGCCGCCAACCTCAGCCTGTTGCACCATGTGCACTCAGCATTGCGGGCCCACCACCTGTTCCAGAAAGACGTGGATTATATCGTCCAGGGTGGCCAGGTGGTCATCGTCGACGAGCATACCGGTCGTACCATGCCGGGTCGTCGCTGGAGTGAAGGTCTGCACCAGGCCGTTGAGGCCAAAGAGGGCGTCAAGATTCAGGCCGAAAGCCAGACGCTGGCATCGACCACCTTCCAGAATTATTTCCGGCTGTACGACAAACTGGCCGGCATGACCGGTACGGCAGATACCGAAGCTTTCGAGTTTCGCCAGATCTACGGCCTCGATGTGGTGGTCATTCCTCCCAACAAGCCGATCCAGCGGACCGATTACAACGACCTGGTCTACCTGACCCAGGAAGAAAAATTCCACGCCATTATTGACGAGATCAAGGATGTCACTGCCGAAGGGCGTCCGATTCTCGTTGGTACCGCCTCCATCGAGGCCTCCGAACTGCTCTCCATGCTGCTCAAGAAGGCGCGGATCGAACACAAGATCCTGAACGCCAAGCAGCACGAATCCGAAGCCCATATCATTGCCCAGGCGGGTCGCCCCGGGGCGGTCACCATCGCCACCAACATGGCCGGCCGTGGTACCGATATCGTGCTGGGCGGTAACTGGGAACACGAAGTTGCCGCCATGGACAATCCCTCAGAAGAGGAGATTGCCCGGGCCAAGGCCGAGTGGACCGAGCGTCACAATCAGGTGCTTGAGGCCGGCGGTCTGCACATCATTGGTACCGAGCGTCACGAATCCCGTCGAATTGACAACCAGCTTCGCGGTCGTGCCGGGCGTCAGGGTGACCCTGGCTCCTCAAGGTTCTTCCTGTCTCTGGAAGACAACCTCATGCGCATCTTTGCCCCCGACCGGGTCAAGAGCCTGATGCAGGCCATGGGCATGAAGAAGGGGGAGGCCATCGAGCACCGGATGGTGACCAACGCGATCGAGAAATCCCAGCGCAAGGTGGAAGGTCGCAACTTCGACATGCGTAAGACCCTGCTGGAATACGATGACGTGGCCAACGACCAGCGCACGGTTATCTACGACCAGCGCAACGAAGTCATGTCTTCCGACGATATTTCTGACATGGTGACGACCATTCGGGAAGACGTTGTCGATTCGCTGATCAGTGAATACATTCCGCCCCAGAGTATGCCGGAACAATGGGACGTCGCCGGGCTGGAAGCACAGCTCCAGTCAGAAATGGCGATTGATCTGCCGGTTCAGAAGTGGCTGGAAGAAGACAACAAGCTGTACGAAGAAAACCTGCGCCAGAAGGTTCTCGACGAGATCGTGGCTGCCTACCAGGCCAAGGAAGAGATTGCCGGTTCCGAGGCTATGCGCAAATTTGAGAAGCAGGTGTTCCTGCAGGTGCTCGATACCCTCTGGAAAGAGCATCTTTCCAACATGGACCATCTGCGCCGTGGTATCCATCTGCGGGGTTATGCCCAGAAGAACCCCAAGCAGGAGTACAAGCGCGAGGCGTTCAACCTGTTTGAAACCATGCTTGATACCATGAAGCGGGATGTTACCCGGGTACTCTGCCACGTGCGTGTCCAGAGCCGTGAGGAGATGGAAGAAGTCGAGCGCCGTCGCAAACAGGAGCTGGAAGAAGAGCTTGCAAAGGCCCGTCTGCGCCACGACGAAACCAGCGCCACGGCCCAGAGCCAGGGTGAAGGTGAGGCTGACGAGGCCCGGCAGTCGACTCCGGAAACCTTCGTTCGACAGGAGCGCAAGGTGGGTCGAAACGAACCCTGTCCCTGCGGGTCCGGCAAGAAGTACAAGCAGTGTCATGGCAAGGTCAGCTGA
- a CDS encoding M23 family metallopeptidase, with protein MKPDDDMNIILVGKRHGKSRVLSINSTLAAGLLFLVLSLLVAAGWAGYQMAVQQVEAREPSNSELVAEWKQKLADQKAELASIEENVQQQVDALTLRLGEIQGRLLRLDALGQRFVESGLVASDEFNFDQPAAVGGPEDALSGDSFSAPELTRMIEEMEWRIEDREQQLRLLDQLASSKRLEDELYLEGRPITWGWLSSKYGYRSDPFTGKRTWHAGVDLAGKDGSDIISVAGGVVTYAGERYGYGNLVEVDHGDGLITRYAHCKTIKVKVGDVVQKGQVVALMGSTGRSTGPHVHFEVIRNGKSENPETYIKRASR; from the coding sequence ATGAAACCAGATGATGATATGAACATTATTCTCGTTGGCAAACGCCACGGAAAGTCCCGTGTGCTGTCGATTAACAGCACGCTTGCTGCCGGCTTGCTGTTCCTCGTGCTCTCCCTGCTGGTCGCGGCCGGCTGGGCAGGGTATCAAATGGCTGTGCAGCAGGTAGAGGCCAGAGAGCCCAGCAACTCCGAGCTGGTCGCCGAGTGGAAGCAGAAGCTGGCAGACCAGAAGGCAGAATTGGCCAGTATCGAGGAGAACGTCCAGCAACAGGTTGATGCGCTGACTCTTCGCCTCGGCGAGATCCAGGGCCGTCTCCTGCGCCTGGATGCACTGGGCCAGCGGTTTGTAGAATCCGGCCTTGTGGCCAGTGACGAATTCAACTTTGATCAGCCGGCCGCTGTCGGTGGCCCGGAAGACGCCTTGTCCGGCGACTCCTTTTCCGCGCCTGAGCTGACCCGCATGATCGAGGAAATGGAGTGGCGGATCGAGGACCGCGAGCAGCAACTGCGGTTGCTAGATCAGTTGGCATCGAGCAAGCGGCTTGAGGACGAGCTTTACCTGGAAGGCCGGCCGATAACCTGGGGCTGGCTGTCCTCCAAGTACGGTTACCGTTCTGATCCATTTACCGGCAAGCGCACCTGGCATGCCGGGGTTGATCTGGCCGGCAAGGATGGCAGCGACATTATTTCGGTCGCCGGCGGTGTCGTTACCTATGCCGGAGAGCGCTATGGCTACGGTAACCTCGTGGAAGTCGACCATGGTGATGGTCTGATAACCCGCTATGCCCACTGTAAGACGATCAAGGTGAAGGTGGGCGATGTTGTCCAGAAAGGCCAGGTAGTCGCGCTGATGGGCAGCACAGGGCGTTCCACCGGGCCTCACGTGCACTTTGAAGTTATCCGGAATGGCAAGTCTGAAAACCCGGAAACCTATATCAAGCGGGCGAGCCGCTGA
- a CDS encoding DciA family protein, whose protein sequence is MKRKSEQKMTFDKLGRTPVLKDLVAKAELHRQAEGEVLAALPSELVNGTRFVSCKDGELVLTAETAGKASQIRFRQHEIMEKLRENELFRFVWKLKVKVAPPRFREKPVFKKEPLSKENARLLKEEAGHTKDKALREVLEKLASHVRD, encoded by the coding sequence ATGAAACGCAAAAGCGAGCAAAAAATGACCTTCGACAAGCTTGGCAGAACCCCGGTACTCAAGGACCTCGTGGCAAAGGCCGAGCTCCATCGACAGGCGGAAGGAGAAGTCCTGGCCGCCCTTCCGAGCGAGCTGGTCAACGGGACACGCTTTGTCAGCTGCAAGGACGGAGAGCTGGTCCTGACCGCCGAAACCGCGGGAAAAGCCAGTCAGATCCGGTTCCGCCAGCACGAGATCATGGAAAAGCTGCGAGAGAACGAACTGTTCCGGTTCGTCTGGAAACTGAAGGTCAAGGTTGCACCGCCCAGATTTCGGGAAAAACCGGTGTTCAAAAAAGAACCCTTGAGCAAAGAAAATGCCCGGCTCCTCAAAGAGGAGGCCGGGCACACGAAGGATAAAGCATTACGCGAGGTTCTCGAAAAACTCGCTAGCCACGTCCGGGATTAA
- the lpxC gene encoding UDP-3-O-acyl-N-acetylglucosamine deacetylase — translation MIRQRTLKNTIRATGVGLHSGEKVYLTLKPAPVDSGIIFRRTDLDPMVEIRACAENVGETMLSTTLVKNGVRVATVEHLLSAMAGLGIDNCFVELSAAEVPIMDGSAGPFVFLLQSAGIAEQDAAKRFIRIKREVTVEEGDKKATLLPFEGFKVSFGIDFDHPVFKGRAQTATVDFSSTSFVKEVSRARTFGFMRDIEKLRAMNLALGGSVDNAIVVDDYKILNEDGLRYDDEFVKHKLLDAIGDLYQLGNSLIGEFRGIKSGHDLNNKLLRKLRAEEDAWEVVTFDDEATAPISYMKPVLAAG, via the coding sequence ATGATCAGACAACGGACACTTAAAAACACCATCCGTGCCACCGGTGTTGGCTTGCACTCAGGTGAGAAGGTCTATCTGACCCTCAAACCTGCCCCGGTGGATTCCGGTATCATCTTCCGCCGTACCGATCTTGACCCGATGGTTGAGATTCGTGCCTGCGCGGAGAATGTAGGTGAGACCATGCTGTCCACGACGCTGGTAAAAAACGGTGTCCGTGTGGCGACTGTGGAGCATTTGCTCTCGGCCATGGCTGGTCTCGGCATTGATAACTGTTTCGTCGAACTAAGTGCCGCGGAAGTGCCCATCATGGACGGCTCTGCCGGTCCTTTTGTGTTCCTTCTGCAGTCCGCCGGCATTGCCGAGCAGGATGCAGCCAAGCGTTTCATCCGCATCAAGCGTGAGGTAACGGTTGAGGAAGGCGACAAGAAGGCTACCCTGCTGCCTTTCGAAGGCTTCAAGGTGAGCTTCGGTATCGACTTTGATCACCCCGTGTTCAAGGGCCGCGCCCAGACAGCAACTGTCGATTTTTCCAGCACCTCCTTTGTTAAGGAAGTGAGTCGCGCTCGGACTTTCGGGTTCATGCGTGACATCGAAAAATTGCGTGCCATGAACCTTGCTCTCGGCGGCAGTGTGGACAACGCCATCGTTGTTGATGACTACAAGATCCTCAACGAAGACGGCCTGCGCTATGACGACGAATTTGTGAAGCACAAGCTGCTTGATGCCATCGGCGATCTCTATCAGTTGGGCAACAGCCTGATTGGTGAGTTCCGTGGGATCAAATCCGGCCACGATCTGAACAACAAGCTGTTGCGCAAGCTAAGGGCAGAAGAGGATGCCTGGGAAGTGGTTACCTTTGATGACGAGGCCACTGCCCCGATTTCCTACATGAAGCCTGTGCTGGCGGCGGGCTGA
- the ftsZ gene encoding cell division protein FtsZ: MFELVDNVQQNAVIKVVGVGGGGGNAVRHMLNSDIEGVEFICANTDAQALTDMDARQIIQLGGNITKGLGAGANPEVGRQSALEDRDRIAEAIKGADMVFITAGMGGGTGTGAAPIVAGVARELGILTVAVVTKPFMFEGGKRMSVAESGLKELEESVDSLITIPNEKLLAVMGKKTSLLDAFAAANDVLLGAVQGIADLITRNGMINVDFADVKTVMSEMGMAMMGTARATGENRAREAAEAAVRSPLLEDINLQGAKGILVNITAGMDLNLGEFSEVGDIVREFASDSATVVVGTVIDPEMTDELKVTVVATGLGGDREKPTKVVDNTRTLDGKTDYNQLDRPAVLRRRAVSHGNVAIDQSKDSEEQGVDYLDIPAFLRRQAD; the protein is encoded by the coding sequence ATGTTTGAACTCGTCGATAATGTCCAGCAAAACGCTGTCATTAAAGTCGTCGGTGTAGGCGGTGGTGGCGGCAACGCCGTTCGCCATATGCTTAACAGCGACATCGAAGGTGTGGAATTCATCTGCGCCAACACGGATGCCCAGGCGCTGACCGATATGGACGCGCGTCAGATCATCCAGCTCGGTGGCAACATCACCAAGGGGCTGGGTGCCGGCGCCAATCCGGAGGTCGGTCGCCAGTCTGCCCTGGAAGACCGTGATCGTATCGCCGAAGCCATCAAGGGCGCGGATATGGTCTTCATTACCGCGGGCATGGGCGGTGGTACCGGTACCGGTGCCGCGCCGATCGTAGCGGGAGTAGCCCGCGAACTGGGCATCCTGACCGTTGCCGTGGTCACCAAGCCTTTCATGTTCGAAGGCGGCAAGCGCATGAGCGTTGCTGAATCCGGTCTGAAAGAGCTGGAAGAAAGCGTCGATTCCCTGATTACCATTCCCAATGAAAAGCTACTGGCGGTCATGGGCAAGAAAACCAGCCTGCTAGACGCATTTGCCGCAGCTAACGATGTGCTTCTGGGCGCAGTTCAGGGTATCGCCGATCTGATTACCCGCAACGGTATGATCAACGTCGACTTCGCCGACGTGAAGACGGTCATGTCCGAGATGGGTATGGCGATGATGGGCACCGCCCGTGCCACGGGTGAAAATCGTGCTCGGGAAGCCGCCGAAGCGGCTGTTCGCAGCCCGCTGCTCGAAGACATCAACCTGCAGGGTGCCAAGGGTATTCTGGTCAACATTACCGCGGGCATGGATCTCAACCTGGGCGAATTCTCCGAGGTTGGCGACATTGTGCGTGAATTTGCTTCTGACTCTGCCACCGTTGTTGTCGGCACCGTTATTGATCCGGAAATGACCGACGAACTGAAGGTGACGGTTGTTGCAACCGGCCTGGGTGGTGATCGTGAGAAGCCGACCAAGGTGGTGGACAACACACGCACCCTGGATGGAAAAACCGATTATAACCAGCTGGATCGTCCCGCTGTTCTGCGTCGTCGGGCCGTTTCCCATGGAAACGTGGCTATCGACCAGAGCAAGGATAGCGAGGAGCAGGGTGTCGACTATCTCGATATTCCCGCATTCCTCCGTCGCCAGGCTGACTGA
- the ftsA gene encoding cell division protein FtsA, translated as MSSVETENMIVGLDIGTSKVVAIVGKRKMDGTIEVVGIGSHPSRGLKRGVVVNIETTVQAIQRAVEEAELMAGCRIHSVYAGIAGSHIKSLNSHGIVAIRDREVTQADIDRVIDAAQAVAIPADQKILHILPQEFVIDSQEGIKEPMGMSGVRLEAKVHLVTCAVNAAQNIEKCVKRCGLEVDDIILEQLASSHAILTEDEKELGVCVVDIGGGTTDIAVFTGGAIRHTAVIPIAGDQVTNDIAMALRTPTQNAEEIKIKYACALTQLAGADETIKVPSVGDRAPRDLSRQALAEVVEPRYEELFTLVQSELRRSGFEDLIPAGIVITGGSSTMEGVVELAEEIFHMPVRLACPQAVSGMTEVVNNPIYATGVGLLIHGFRQMDLGRAPVLKGEDAPSLFERMKAWFTGHF; from the coding sequence ATGTCATCGGTTGAAACGGAAAACATGATTGTCGGCCTCGATATCGGAACCTCGAAGGTGGTTGCGATTGTCGGCAAGCGCAAGATGGACGGCACCATCGAAGTGGTGGGCATTGGTTCCCATCCTTCCCGGGGCCTAAAGCGTGGAGTGGTGGTGAATATTGAAACCACCGTCCAGGCCATTCAGCGCGCGGTGGAAGAGGCGGAATTGATGGCCGGGTGCCGCATTCACTCGGTGTATGCGGGTATTGCCGGCAGCCACATCAAGAGCCTGAACTCCCACGGCATTGTTGCTATCCGTGACCGTGAGGTCACTCAGGCCGACATAGACCGGGTCATTGACGCCGCCCAGGCGGTTGCGATTCCTGCAGACCAGAAGATTCTCCATATTCTGCCCCAGGAATTCGTGATCGACAGCCAGGAGGGCATCAAGGAACCCATGGGAATGTCCGGTGTGCGTCTGGAAGCAAAGGTGCATCTGGTGACCTGCGCGGTCAATGCCGCCCAGAACATAGAGAAATGCGTCAAGCGCTGCGGGCTTGAGGTGGATGACATCATCCTGGAGCAGCTGGCATCCAGTCACGCCATTCTCACCGAAGACGAAAAGGAACTTGGGGTCTGCGTGGTGGATATCGGTGGCGGCACCACGGATATTGCCGTGTTTACCGGCGGCGCTATTCGCCACACGGCGGTGATTCCGATTGCCGGCGACCAGGTGACCAACGACATTGCCATGGCATTGCGCACACCGACCCAGAATGCTGAAGAAATCAAGATCAAGTATGCCTGTGCACTGACCCAGCTGGCCGGTGCGGATGAAACCATCAAGGTGCCCAGTGTTGGCGATCGCGCCCCGCGGGATCTGTCCAGGCAGGCCTTGGCCGAGGTGGTAGAACCGCGCTATGAGGAGCTGTTCACTCTGGTTCAGTCAGAGTTGCGCCGGTCCGGATTTGAAGACCTCATTCCGGCAGGCATCGTGATAACCGGCGGTTCCTCCACCATGGAAGGCGTGGTGGAGCTGGCCGAAGAGATCTTCCACATGCCGGTAAGGCTGGCCTGTCCGCAGGCGGTTTCCGGCATGACGGAGGTGGTCAACAATCCGATCTACGCCACTGGCGTTGGGTTGTTGATTCATGGTTTCCGCCAGATGGATCTGGGGCGGGCACCGGTGCTCAAGGGTGAAGATGCACCCTCGCTGTTTGAGCGCATGAAAGCCTGGTTTACCGGTCATTTCTGA
- a CDS encoding cell division protein FtsQ/DivIB, with protein sequence MLETLLIRSRATPSEPPRRRGATSLGPERDRFGVLKGVLAAVPWLQVGMGAVIVLLAALVPWGTGKVLGAMDQQILAVDVKGEFVGDSRVAIERAAGDWIGKSYFATDLSEIKDSLERRPWVESAAVRRVWPDRLVIDIREKKPLAYWTDGRLVSRTGELFAPANPEVAGRLPRLAGPDERVRDVIDMARNMSDKLVARGLGFSGLTLEHRGAWTLQLANGIEVVLGRDQVAQRFDRFITVYENRLAARSDEVSRVDARYTNGVAVKWKAVETASSPKS encoded by the coding sequence ATGCTTGAAACACTGCTGATCCGGAGCCGGGCGACTCCGTCCGAGCCCCCGCGACGCCGGGGGGCAACGTCCCTCGGTCCCGAGCGGGACCGGTTTGGCGTGTTGAAGGGTGTGCTGGCAGCTGTACCCTGGCTCCAGGTGGGCATGGGCGCGGTGATTGTGCTGTTGGCTGCACTGGTGCCCTGGGGCACTGGCAAGGTGCTGGGCGCCATGGATCAGCAGATCCTTGCCGTCGATGTGAAAGGAGAATTTGTGGGCGATAGCCGGGTCGCCATTGAGCGCGCCGCTGGCGACTGGATCGGCAAGAGCTATTTCGCCACGGATCTTTCGGAAATCAAAGACAGCCTGGAGCGTCGGCCCTGGGTTGAGTCCGCGGCGGTGCGTCGGGTCTGGCCGGATCGCCTGGTGATCGATATCAGGGAGAAGAAACCCCTGGCCTACTGGACCGATGGACGTCTCGTAAGCCGCACCGGTGAGCTGTTCGCGCCGGCGAATCCGGAAGTTGCGGGTCGGTTGCCGCGACTTGCCGGGCCGGATGAAAGGGTGCGGGATGTGATCGATATGGCGCGGAACATGAGCGACAAGCTGGTCGCCCGGGGGCTTGGGTTTTCAGGCCTGACGCTGGAACACCGGGGTGCGTGGACCCTGCAGCTGGCCAACGGCATCGAGGTGGTGCTTGGCCGCGATCAGGTGGCGCAACGGTTTGATCGGTTTATCACGGTTTATGAAAACCGACTGGCAGCAAGGTCGGACGAAGTCAGTCGGGTAGATGCCCGCTACACCAACGGTGTGGCGGTCAAGTGGAAGGCTGTCGAGACAGCCTCCAGCCCAAAATCATAG
- a CDS encoding D-alanine--D-alanine ligase, translating to MHHVEPQAYQADPELVRSLGRVAVFMGGDSAEREVSLKSGKAVLAALVSAGVDAFAVDVRGCLLRTVDNPDFDRVFIALHGRGGEDGTLQAILSQAGIPYTGSDVLASALAMDKLRTKYVFEGCGLPTPKFRTMSGADQAEQIIGELRAPLSVKPSREGSSIGIRKVHTAAELADAYEAAAALDNLVLVEEWIEGPEFTVSLLQDRALPAIGLSASTEHVFYDYEAKYLADDTRYRIPCGLAPEDEVRLQHLALEAFRVVGCRTWGRVDIMQDSDGKFWLLEVNTVPGMTDHSLVPMAAKAAGISFEELVVRILKDSLEDANA from the coding sequence ATGCATCATGTGGAACCACAGGCTTATCAGGCCGACCCGGAGCTCGTTCGGTCGCTCGGTCGGGTGGCCGTGTTCATGGGTGGAGATTCCGCTGAAAGGGAAGTGTCCCTGAAAAGCGGCAAGGCGGTACTGGCGGCGCTGGTGTCAGCCGGCGTGGATGCGTTTGCAGTGGACGTCCGCGGTTGCCTGCTGAGAACCGTCGACAACCCTGATTTTGACCGGGTGTTCATTGCGCTGCATGGTCGAGGAGGCGAGGACGGTACCCTGCAGGCCATCCTCTCGCAGGCCGGTATTCCCTACACCGGCAGCGATGTACTGGCCTCGGCACTGGCCATGGACAAGCTGAGAACCAAGTACGTGTTCGAAGGCTGTGGCCTGCCAACGCCGAAGTTCCGCACCATGTCCGGAGCAGATCAGGCCGAACAGATCATTGGTGAACTGCGGGCGCCCTTAAGTGTGAAACCTTCCCGGGAAGGTTCCAGCATTGGCATCCGCAAGGTACACACGGCTGCCGAACTGGCTGACGCCTACGAAGCCGCCGCCGCGCTGGACAATCTGGTGCTGGTGGAGGAGTGGATCGAAGGGCCGGAATTCACCGTCAGCCTGTTGCAGGATCGGGCGCTCCCGGCCATTGGCCTGAGCGCAAGCACCGAGCACGTTTTTTACGATTACGAGGCCAAGTACCTGGCGGACGATACCCGGTATCGCATTCCCTGTGGTCTGGCGCCTGAAGACGAAGTCCGTCTTCAGCACCTGGCACTGGAGGCCTTCCGGGTTGTTGGCTGTCGGACCTGGGGCCGGGTCGACATCATGCAGGACAGCGACGGCAAGTTCTGGCTGCTGGAGGTCAATACCGTGCCCGGTATGACGGACCACAGTCTTGTGCCCATGGCTGCGAAGGCCGCAGGCATCAGCTTCGAAGAGCTGGTGGTCCGGATACTGAAAGACAGTCTGGAGGACGCCAATGCTTGA
- the murC gene encoding UDP-N-acetylmuramate--L-alanine ligase, producing the protein MADANNPPLVYQVPEMRRIRHIHFVGIGGAGMSGIAEVLKNQGYDVSGSDLKEGPVTDRLKGMGVEVQIGHREENSASADVVVVSSAVSAENPEVVAARSRRVPIVPRAEMLAEIMRYRHGIAVAGTHGKTTTTSLIASILGEAGLDPTFVIGGKLNSAGTNAQLGGSRYLVAEADESDASFLHLTPVISVVTNIEADHMDTYGGDVEKLKQTFVDFLHNLPFYGVAVMCVDDDYVQEIIPRISRAIITYGIDNPEADYRAESINSDGLRTHFVVKRPAGRSDLAVELKMPGRHNVLNALAAIAVATDEGVADDAICRGLAGFAGVGRRFQVYGDYQTPKGTVTLVDDYGHHPTEVEAVIRAAHDAWPDRRLVMLYQPHRFTRTRDLYEDFVRVLSEVDGLLLMDVYSAGEPAIPGADGRALCRSIRQRGQVEPVFVEDNLEIESLLANVLQDGDLLITQGAGDIGGVAARLAAAGVIAGE; encoded by the coding sequence ATGGCTGATGCAAATAATCCGCCCCTGGTCTATCAGGTGCCTGAAATGCGCCGGATCCGTCACATTCACTTTGTGGGGATTGGTGGTGCGGGGATGAGCGGCATCGCCGAGGTTCTCAAGAATCAGGGCTACGACGTTTCCGGATCGGATCTGAAAGAAGGGCCGGTTACCGATCGTCTCAAGGGTATGGGCGTAGAAGTGCAGATCGGTCACCGGGAAGAGAACAGCGCCAGTGCCGATGTGGTTGTGGTGTCTTCAGCGGTGTCTGCGGAAAACCCGGAAGTCGTGGCGGCCCGCAGTCGTCGGGTGCCGATTGTACCCAGGGCAGAAATGCTGGCGGAAATCATGCGCTATCGCCACGGCATCGCCGTCGCTGGAACCCATGGCAAGACCACAACCACCAGCCTGATTGCATCCATTCTGGGTGAGGCGGGCCTGGACCCGACGTTCGTGATTGGCGGCAAGCTGAACAGCGCCGGCACCAACGCTCAGTTGGGCGGTTCCCGATATCTGGTGGCGGAGGCCGACGAAAGTGATGCCTCCTTCCTGCATCTGACGCCGGTGATTTCAGTGGTAACCAACATCGAAGCGGACCATATGGATACCTATGGCGGCGATGTCGAGAAGCTGAAGCAGACCTTTGTGGACTTTCTGCACAACCTGCCGTTTTACGGTGTCGCGGTGATGTGCGTCGATGACGATTACGTTCAGGAGATCATCCCCCGGATATCCCGGGCCATCATCACCTATGGAATTGACAACCCGGAGGCAGATTACCGGGCCGAGAGCATCAATTCCGACGGTTTGCGGACCCACTTTGTGGTGAAGCGTCCGGCCGGGCGCAGCGACCTCGCGGTCGAGCTGAAAATGCCGGGCCGTCATAACGTGCTGAACGCGCTGGCGGCCATAGCCGTGGCCACAGACGAAGGCGTCGCCGATGATGCGATCTGCCGTGGGCTGGCCGGATTTGCCGGTGTCGGTCGCAGGTTCCAGGTCTACGGCGATTACCAGACCCCCAAGGGCACGGTCACCCTGGTGGACGATTACGGTCACCACCCGACGGAGGTAGAGGCGGTTATCCGGGCTGCACATGATGCCTGGCCCGACCGGCGTCTGGTCATGCTTTACCAGCCGCACCGCTTTACGCGGACCCGCGACCTTTATGAAGACTTTGTCCGGGTGCTTTCGGAAGTGGACGGCCTGCTTTTAATGGACGTGTACTCCGCCGGCGAACCGGCGATTCCGGGTGCCGATGGTCGGGCCCTGTGTCGCAGTATTCGCCAACGCGGGCAGGTGGAACCGGTGTTTGTTGAGGACAACCTGGAAATCGAGTCCCTGCTGGCCAATGTGCTGCAGGACGGCGATCTGCTGATAACCCAGGGCGCCGGCGATATTGGCGGCGTGGCAGCGCGGCTGGCAGCCGCGGGAGTGATAGCGGGTGAGTGA